A single window of Nicotiana sylvestris chromosome 3, ASM39365v2, whole genome shotgun sequence DNA harbors:
- the LOC104219463 gene encoding glutathione S-transferase U10-like: MWISSYAKTVELALKIKGIAFDYVEEDLSNKSSLLLKYNPVYKKVPVLLHRGRPVSESLVILEYIDETWKNQPRFLPDDPYERARVRFWAIYCRQISDTMKKAFISAQEVDEDRAFDEFFEKLQVMEEGMKDIFPGERSNNCSENLGLLDIIIVGSLGTYKAAEEVLGMKVLDPERNPFIYSWVNTLLELPLVKQTLPPHDKVVSRLEFIKQNGFTFQTNI; the protein is encoded by the exons ATGTGGATTAGCAGTTACGCGAAAACAGTGGAGTTGGCTCTCAAAATCAAAGGCATAGCTTTTGATTATGTTGaagaagatttgagcaacaaaagTTCTCTGCTTCTCAAATATAATCCCGTTTATAAGAAGGTTCCAGTATTACTTCACCGTGGAAGACCTGTATCTGAGTCCCTTGTAATTCTTGAGTATATCGACGAAACCTGGAAAAACCAACCGCGATTCTTACCAGATGATCCTTATGAAAGAGCAAGAGTTCGTTTTTGGGCTATTTACTGCCGTCAG ATATCAGACACCATGAAGAAAGCATTCATTTCAGCCCAAGAAGTTGATGAGGACAGAGCATTTGATGAATTCTTTGAGAAACTACAAGTGATGGAAGAAGGAATGAAAGATATTTTCCCAGGGGAAAGGTCTAATAACTGCAGTGAGAATTTGGGACTTCTAGATATAATAATTGTAGGTTCACTTGGTACATATAAGGCAGCAGAAGAAGTACTTGGAATGAAGGTTTTGGATCCTGAAAGGAATCCATTTATATATTCATGGGTGAATACCCTACTTGAGCTGCCTTTGGTGAAACAGACTCTGCCTCCACATGACAAGGTGGTTTCAAGACTAGAGTTCATTAAGCAAAATGGCTTTACGTTTCAAACCAATATTTGA